The DNA window GGACATCACCCGAGTAGGACGGGTCGGCCGCGAAGGCGAGGCTGGTGTCCAGCTGCGTTCCGGCCAGGCCGGCGAACGCGCACGCGGTGCCGGTCGCGAGCAGGCGGCGCCGGGACAGGGTCTTCGTGGTCATCGTCGCTCCGGGGGTCATCGTCGCTGCGGGGGTCACCTTTGCTCCGGGGGTCATCGCAGCGCGAACGTCGGGGAGTTGAGCAGCATCGCCATCAGGTACGAGAACATCCAGCCGGCGGCCGGTTCGTCGGCTCTCAGCGGCGACGCCGGCGTCCTGCCGTAGAACTCGGCGAGCGCCGTCACGTGCGCGGCCGGCGGCGCCATCCCGAGCAGCCGCACGCCCAGCTGGGTGATCAGCGCGCCGTACGTGGCAGGCAGCGCCCCGAGCATCCCGGTCATCAGGTTCGCCGGGCGCACCAGCGTGTCCGGCCACCAGCCGGCCGCGATCAGGAGGTGGAAGTTCCAGCGGATCAGCAGGCCGGACGGTGACGCCCAGGCGCTCGCCACGTCCGGGAAGCCGTTCGGCGGCGCCCAGGACAGCGGCGCGTGGCCGGCGTCACGGGCCATCGCGTAGAGGCTCTCCAGGAACTTCGTGCCGGTGGGCGCCGGTCCGTACCCGAGGATCCGTACCGTCGCGGCCAGGTCCTCCAGCGGCGTCCGCGTCTTGGCGCCGGCCGAGGCAGCGAACGCGGCCGAGGTGAACAGCGCCCGGAGCACCGGCACGATCGCCGACTTGTTGTCCAGGTAGACCTTGACCAAAGCGGTGATCAGCTCGGCCGGCGGGTCGTCGGCGACGAACCGGACGCAGAGTTTCGTGACGATCCGGCGCGCGGTCACCGGGTGCAGGGCCAGGTAGTCGAGCAGCGCCAGAGCCGCCTTCTCCCCGCCGGCAGCCGTCGCGTTGGCGTTCTGGAAGGAGAGGATCCGGACCGCACCGGTGGCGTGCGCGGCCGCGTCGTACCGGTACTTCCCGGTGGTGTTGTCCACGGTCAGACCGGTCAGCAGCCGGGCCGCGTCCTTGACGTCCGACTCGGTGTAGGCCAGACCCACGGTGTGCAGTTCCAGCAGCTCACGGCCGTAGTTCTCGTTCGGCGAGGTCTTGCTGGAGAACCGGTTGTCGAGGTAGGTGAGCATCGCCGGATGCCGCGCGGACGCCTTGAGCATCGCGGCGAAGGACCCCAGGGCATGGGTACGGATGACGGCGGTGTCATAGTCGATCCGGCTGTCCCACACGTCCCCGTGCGGGCAGGTGACGTTCAGGTGGTTGCTCCAGAAGTCCACCATCACCTCGAACAGCTGGCGCTCGCTCCAGATGGCCCGGCCCACCGCCGAGAAGCCCAGCTGCCACATCGGGTCCCAGCTGTACTGCTTGAGCTTGCGGGCGGTCACCAGGTTGCGGATTCCGGCGATGCCGAGCCGGGCCAGCGGGAAGCGGGCGACCAGGCCGTCGGCGACCTTGTCCGGGATCGAGGACGGCTTCAGCTGACGCTCCAGCCAGGCCGTCGTGCCCAGCTTGCGGATCTCCGCGATGGACGACGGGCTCGGGCCGAACGTGGCCCGGCGCAGCAGGTGCAGCTGCGGGTCGTCGGGGACGAAGTCGGCCGGGCGGGTCACGGCGGCCGCGGCAGCGGGGGTACCGACGGGAAGCACCGTGGCCACGCCGGCTGCCGCGGCAACGCCCACGACCGCGCGACGTGTCACCGTCTGCTCTGATGCGCTCACATCAGGCATACGTCGGGAGTTCCACGAGTGATCGTTGGGTTCCCTGCGGCGTGCTCCCGAACTGCTACGGAGATACTGGCCGGATGGCACAGCGCAGGGCGTCCCGGAGACGCGTGGAGACGGTCGCTTCCGGGGTCGCCGAGCTGGCGCCGGACCCGGATCGGGACACCGCCTGGACGCTGCTGCTGGACGGCGCGCCGCAGTCCCACGTCGACCTCGCCGACCCCACATACCTGCAGTTCGAGTACGTGCGCCGGATGGCCTCGGCGATCGACCTCGTCGCTCCGCCCGGCCGGCCGCTGCGCACGCTGCACCTGGGCGGCGGCGCGCTGACCCTGCCCCGGTACATCGCGGCCACCCGGCCCGGTTCCGCACAGCGGGTCATCGAGATCGACGGGCCGCTCGTCGAGCTGGTCCGCGAGGCGCTGCCGCTGCCGCCCTCGGCCGGCATCCGGGTCCGGGTCGCCGACGCGCGCGAGGCGGTGGAGGGCATGCGTGACGCCGGGTACGACCTGGTGATCCTGGACGTGTTCGCCGGCGCCCGCACCCCCGCGCACCTCGCCTCCGCCGAGTTCGCCCAGCAGGTGGCGCGGGTGCTCGACCCGGCCGGCTGGCTGATCGCCAACGTGGCCGACGGCCCGCCGCTGAAGTACGCCCGCACCCAGGTCGCCACGATTCGCGCCGCGCTGCCGCAGGCGTGCCTGATCGCTGACGCCGGAGTGCTGCGCGGCCGCCGGTTCGGCAACCTCGTGGTGCTCGCCGGGCGGACCGCGCCGCCGCTCGCCGAGCTGTCCCGGCGTGCCGCGGGAGACTGGTTCCCCGGCCGGGTGGAGGACGATCTGGATCGCTTCGCTGCGGGGGCCGTACCCGTGCCGGACGCCGCGGCGGTCCCCTCACCGCAACCACCGACCGGCCTGTTCGGTAACCGAAAGTAATGGCCGGATCTGCCCTTGGTGCACGCCTGATCACCGGACTGCGTCGATTTCGAAAGATGCGCTGTGATTCGTGCCCGGTCACTGGCGGCACCCGGCGCAACCCGCTGTAATCGGGGACGGCCGCGAGAAGCGCATCGCGGCGATCACGGGGAAGGCGGACGATGTTCCACCAGCACTTCCTGTCCGCGCCCGGTACGGACCTGGGACCGCTGGACACCGGGGAGCGCGTGCTCTGGCAGGGCTACTGCGCCGTCGCCGAGTACGCGTTCGACGAGGCGTCCTCGCTACCGCGATGGACCCTGCCGGAAGACACCGAGGTCCTCGTGACGGACCGCCGGGTGCGGTACACGTTGGCGAACTCGTCGACGCTCAGTAGTGGCGAGCTGTTCTGGCTGTGGCCCCAGCACCTGCGCGTCCAGCCGGGCAACCGGGAGGTCGGGCGCAACGCCACGGTCACCCAGATCCAGCTGGTGTGCAACGGGCCGGGCGGGAGCTTCCCGGCGCTGGTCTTCGCCGGTGGCGCACTGGGCACGGTCGGCGACGCGGACCGTCTCGCCAACGTGATGCGCCAGGCGATCGCCCGGTTCCGGGTGGAGAATGCCAACGAGATCGGCGTGCCGGCCCCGCAGGCCCGGATGCTGTCCCGCCTGGTGATCGGGCCGGAGTTCAGCAACTACCAGGGCGGCGAGGGGCAGACCGTGACGCTGCTCGGCTCGGTGCCGGTTCCGGCGCCCGTCGACGTCGAGCCGGATTTCATCGAGGACGCCGAGCTCGTCGAGGACGACTACCCGGTCTCGGCCGTGCCGGCCTCCGCAGTGCCCACCTCCGCCATGCCGGCATCCGCGGTGCCCACCTCCGCCATGCCGGCATCCGCGGTGCCCACCTCCGCCATGCCGGCATCCGCGGTGCCCACCTCTTCCGTGCCCACCTCCGCCATGCCCACCTCTTCCGTGCCGACCTCCGCGGTGCCCACCTCGGCCATGCCCGCGTCCGCGGTGCCGGTCTCCGCTGCCGCCTTCGACCGTCCCGGCCGGGAGGCCGACGCGCAGCGCGCCCAGGAGGCGATCCGCGCCGAGCTGGACAGCCGGTACGCGGAGCCCGACCTGGCCTCGCGCGCGGCCAGTCTGGCGGCCCGGATCGCCGGGCTGGTCTCCTCCTCGGACGACGACGACCGGCCGGGGCACGTGACGAACCTGTCCGCGTACCTGAACGCGGACGTCGACCCCGGCACCGCCCGCTAGACCCGCCGCGGGCCGGACCCCGCCGGATTTCCGCTGGCCTGCCCTCGCCGGACCTCCGCGGGCCGGTCCCGGCTGGTTCTCCGCCGGCCGGCCACCGCTCAGGCGGAGGCCGGCTTTCCGGTCGCCGACGGGGCGAAACACCGGCCTTCGGCGACCCGCTCGGCGTGCACCTGGTGCGCCCGCCGGAGCAGGGCCATCAGCTCGTCCTCCTGGCGGATCCGGGCGCGGTGACGCTCCGGCAGCTTGCGCAGGTTTTCCTCCTCGCCGAGGAGACGGTGGTAGATCTCGTCGCAGTACGCCGGGTCGGTCTCGACGTCGAGGAACTCGGTGGCGTGCCGGCGCGCGGCCGCCACGTATGTCCGGGCCCGGCCCTTCGGGCTGAGCAGCGACGCCACCACCGTGATCACCAGGACCCCGACGATGATCCCGAGGGAGAGCGCGGTCGGGATCTCGGCGACGTGCACCGGCTCACCGTCGTTGATGAACGGGACGTTGTTCTCGTGCAGCGCGTGCAGCACCAGTTTCACGCCGATCAGCGCGAGGATCGCCGCCAGGCCGTAGGAGAGGTAGACCAGCCGGTCCAGCAGGCCGTCGATCAGGAAGTACAGCTGCCGGAGTCCGAGCAACGAGAACGCGGTCGCGGTGAAGACCAGGTAGACGTTCTGGGTGAGCCCGAAGATGGCCGGGATCGAGTCCAGCGCGAACAGGATGTCGGTGCCGCCGATCGCCACCATCACGAGCAGCATCGGGGTCAGCACCCGCTTGCCGTTCTGGTAGGTGAAGAGCTTGTCCCCGTCGTACTCGTCGGAGGTGTGCAGGAACCGGCGCGCCAGCCGGATGATGATGTTGTCCGGTGCCTCGTCCGGGTCCTCGCTCTTCTCCCGCAGCAGGTTCCCCGCCGTGACCAGCAGGATCAGCCCGAAGATGTAGAAGATCCAGGCGAACGAGTTGATCAGGGCGGCACCGAGCAGGATGAACCCGGTCCGGGCCAGCAGCGACACCACGATGCCGAACAGCAGCACCTTCTGCTGGTCCGCGCGCGGCACCTTGAAACTGCTCATCAGCAGTAGGAAGACGAAGAGGTTGTCGACCGAGAGGGCTTCCTCGGTGACGTAGCCCGCGAAGTACTCGGCACCCATCGTGGAGCCACCGAAGATCCAGACTCCGACGCCGAACAGGATCGCGATCGACACGTAGATCGAGGTCCAGAACGCTGCCTCGCGCAGCCGGGGCACGTGGGCACGGCGTACGTGGAAGAAGAAGTCGAAGAGCAGCAGGCCGATGATGAAGAGAACCGTCAGCACCCACACCGTGCCGGAGACCTGCTGCATGCGCCCATCCTATGTGTGATCGGTGTCCATCACTGCCGCACGACGCTGCGACGGGGTGAGAAAGAGCACGCCCACAAGTTTCGCCCCGCGTAGATCCGTGCCGCGCAGGTCCGCGCCGGTGAAATCGGCTCCGCGCAGGTCCGCGTCACGCAGATCCGCTCCGATCAGTAGTGCCCCGCGGAAGCTCGCTCCACGCAGGTCCGCGCCCCGCATCCGGCGGCCGATCAGCTGCGCGCCGCTGTGATCCGGACGGCGGCGGCCGAACCGGGCACGCGCCAGCTCGCTCGCCTTGCGCAGCAGCGGATTGACCCGGCTGCGGTGCGCGTCCACGTCCAGCGTCCGCAGCAGGTCGGCGCTGCCTGCCGCGAGCCGGTCGGTCTCCTCGAGCGCGGCAGAGAGCTCCGGGTGCAGGCGCCGTGCCTCGTCCAGCTTCAGCGCCTCGGTGAGGTACCACATCAGCTCGTGCAGCTGCCGCACGATCGGCAGCGCGGCGAACATGTCCCCCGCGATGCCCGGCGCCGACCGCCAGTCCTGCCCGCCGAACGTCTCCTGGGTGATCCGCTGCCCCGCGCCGAAGCAGTCGAACACCACACACCCCGGGAAGCCACGCTGTGGCAGCTGCTCGTGGATGCCGCAGCGAAAGTCGTCTTTCAGGTTGCGGCAGGGCTGGCCGGCCGGTTTGTTCACCGCGAAGTCCGACGACTTGGCGAACGCGGGCGCCACACAGCAGAGCCCGGCGCAGCGCGAGCAGTCAGCGGCCAGAAGCCTCACCGGAGGTGCCCCGCGAAGACGCCACGACGGTCCAGCGTCCCGGACTCACTCAGTGCGACGCCGTGCGCTCCCCGAAGGTGCCCGGCCACCTCGTTGTAGCAGCTCAGCAGCGAACACAACTGCTCGACGAGGGTCTCTTCCGGCTTCACGCCGCGCAGCCTAATCCAACCGCACCGCCGAACGCACATGGATAGCGACCGGCGCCACCCCCTCCGTCCGAAGAATGCCTGGTCAACGCGGTAGCCCCGGCCCGTCAGACCCCCAGGCGCAGCCCGGTGTAACCCGTGCTCAACCCCCGCGCTAAGCTATATCTACCGACGCGGGGTGGAGCAGCTCGGTAGCTCGCTGGGCTCATAACCCAGAGGTCGCAGGTTCAAATCCTGTCCCCGCTACGAGTGGATGAGGGGTCGTGTTCGCGGAAAGCGCGAAGCACGGCCCCTCTTCGCATGTCTGCTTGGGGGCCGAGCCCCCAGACCCCGCGGTGCGGTGGTTGCGGTTCGTTGTTTGCCGCCGCGCTCTCGCACGCCCGCGCTCTCGCACGCCCGCGCTCTCGCACGTGCTCGCTCTCGCTGGATCTTGGCAAGCCTGGCCCGCATCCTGACCATGACTTGCCTGGATCGCCGGGCATCGGTGCAGCGGTGCTATGGCGCGGCGGCCGACAGTGCGCGGTGAGGGGCGGCGGCGCGGTTTCTGGGCGCCTTGGGGGCGATGTCAGCGGCTGGCGAGCCTGGATTGGTTGCGGGGCGCTGAGCGTGCGGGTGCCGCACCGTGGGGTCTGGGGGCTCGGCCCCCAAGCAGACATGCGAAAAGGGACCGAGGTCAGCGCTTTCCGCTGACACACGGTCCCAATTCCCTTGTAGCGGGGACAGGATTTGAACCTGCGACCTCTGGGTTATGAGCCCAGCGAGCTACCGAGCTGCTCCACCCCGCGTCGGCTTGTTAAGACTAGCGCACCGTCTCCGGGGGCTGCAAAACGGCCCCCGGAGACGGTGGACACATCAGCTTCCGGCGCTGGCGGACGGGGCCACGGAGGGCGCCGCCGGCGGCGGGGTGCTGGCTTCCGCGGCCTGGAGCTGCTGGAAGCGGTTGACGGCGTCGTCGAGTGCCTTCAGGGCCTCACCCTGCTTGACGAAGTCGCCGGCCTGCTGGGCGGCCTTCAGGTCCTCGATCGCCTTGTCGACGGCCGCGGCGGCCTGGGCCACGTCACCGGTGACCACGGGTGGCGTGGTCGGCGGTGTGCTGGGGTTCGTACCCGGTGTGGTGGGTGTGCTTGGTGTGCCTGTGCTCGGCGTGCCGCTGGTGCGGCCCAGTTCGGCCAGTGCCTGCAGGCCCTTGGTGAGGTTGTCCTCGAGGACGACGTAGGTGCCGCCGTCGCCGTAGGACATCAGGACCTTCTGCAGCAGCGGGGCCGCGTTGGCCTGGCTGTTGCTCCGCACGTAGACCGGCTCGACGTACAGGATGTCCTTCTCCAGCGGCAGGGAGATCAGGTTGCCGTAGAGGACGGTGGCCTGCCCCTGTCTGCTCAGCAGCGCGAGGTCGGAGGCGACGTTCGCGTTGTTGACCATCCGTTGATGGACCTGGACCGGGCCGGAGACGACGGTGTCGTCGGGTAGTTCGAGGATCTCCAGCTTGGGCAGGCCGTCCACGTACGAACCGGAGATCAGCGCCGCCATGTTCTCCCGGTTCGCCGGTGTGACGCCGGCGGTGAGCTGGAACCGTGTCTCCTCCTGCTCGGGGAGTTTCACGTTCAGGTAGAACGGTGGCTGCTTGACCCCGTTCTGTGGCGCGTCCGGCGCGTTCGGGACCTCCCAGAAGTCGTTGCCGGAGAAGAACGTCTGCGGGTCGGTGACGTGGAACTTGGTCAGCAGGTTGCGCTGCACCTTGAACAGGTCGGCCGGGTAGCGGAAGTGCGAGGAGAGGTCGGCCGGGATCTCCGCCTTCGGCACGATCAGGTCGCCGCCGAACGCCTTGTTCCACGCCTTGAGGACCGGGTCCTTCTCGTCGAACTCGTAGAGGGTGACGGTGCCGTCGTACGCGTCGACGGTGGCCTTCACCGAGTTGCGCATGTAGTTGACGTCGTCCCGGGCGAGGGCGAACGAGCCCTGACCGGTCAGTTCGTCACGCGTCTCGGTCGCCAGGTTGATCTTCTGCGCGTACGGGTAGGTCTGCGCCGTCGTGTAACCGTCCAGGATCCAGACGATCTTGCCGCCGACGACGGCCGGGTACGGGTCGCCGTCGATGGTGAGGAACGGCGCGACCTTCTCGACGCGGTCCCGCGGGTTGCGGATGTACATCAGCCGCGACTTCGAGTTCACCGCGTCGGAGAGCAGGAAGTTGCTCTCGGTGTTCTTGATCGCGAAGACCGCGCGCCGGAAGAACGAGCCGATCGGCACGCCGCCCTCACCCTCGTAGGTGTAGAGCTCCGAGGCGTCGCTGTTCTGCTCCTGCGGCCGGTCGAACTCGACCTTCTTCTCGTCGTTCTCCTGGCCGACGATCACGTACTCGGTGGACTGCTCGCCGTAGTAGATCCGCGGCTGCTCGGCCTTGATCTCGTCGGTCTGCGCCGAGCAGTTGCCCTGGCCGGTGTTGCTGCCGAGGAAGCCGGAGACGAAGTACGGCAGGCCGGTGCCGCAGACCTGGTTGGCCGGCGCCGCCACCAGGCCGTAGCCGTGGGTGTAGACGGTGTGCCGGTTCAGCCAGTTGCGCTGCTGCGCGGTCAGTTTCTCGTCGTTGATCTCGCGGGCGCCGACGACGTAGTCCTGGGTCTTGCCGTCGATCGTGTAGCGGTCGACGTCCAGTTTCGCGCCGAAGTCGTAGAAGCCCCGGGACTGCTGCGACTGGGTGAACGCCTGGGAGACCAGCTGCGGGTCGATCAGCCGGACGTTCTGCGCGCTGCTGTTCTCGGCGAGGTTGGCCGGTGGGCTGCCGCTGGCCGCGGTGTACTGCGTGACGGCCGTCGACTCCAGGCCGAAGGCCTCGCGTGTCGAGTCGATCGACCGTTTGATGTACGGCGCTTCCTTGTCCGACAGGCTCGGCTTGACCTGGAAGTTCTGCACGGCGAGCGGGTAGATGCCGCCGATCGCGACGGCCGAGATGGCGAGCAGCGCCAGGGAGACGCCGGGCCAGACCAGGTTCCGCATCACCGCGTTGGAGAACACGATGATCGCGATGGCGACCACGACCGAGATGTACGCCAGGATCTCCTTGGCCGGCAGCAGCGCGTTGACGTCGGTGTAACCGGCGCCGTACAGCCCCGGCGACACGTGCTGCTCCAGCAGGAGCGCGCGCCGGTCCAGCACGTACGCCACCGCCTTGAGCAGGACGAAGATCGCCACCAGCGTGGTGAGGTGTGCCCGGGCCGCGGTGGTCATCCGGTCCCCGACGCCCTGCAGCCGCACACCGCCGAAGATGTAGTGCACGGCGAGCGAGCCGAGCACCGACAGCACGACGGCGGTGAAGCCGACGCCCAGCAGGTACCGCAGCAGCGGGTACTCGAAGATGTAGAAGGAGACATCCACCTTGAACTCGGGGTCCTGGACGCCGAAGGGCCCGCCGTTGCGGAACAGCATCCAGTCGGCCCAGCGGCTCTGCGCGGAGAGGCCGGCGAAGAAGCCGACGATCAAGCTCACCACGGTGACCCAGGTGCCCAGGCGGGGCGCCAGGATCATCCGGTAACGCTCCAGGGTGGCCTGTTCCGCGGAGTGCGGGCGCAGCAGTGGCCGCAACCGGTACGCGAGGTACAGGTTGGCGCCGACCACCAGGGCCATCACCGCACCGATCGCCAGGAACAGCAGCAGCCTGGTGATCAGGACTCCGGAGAAGACGTTCGTGAAGTCGACCTCGGAGAACCACAAGTAGTCGGTGTACGCGTCGATGCCCCATCCGAGCAGCGTGAAGAGTATGAATACCCCGACCAGGACGCCGACGGTGACGCGACCGCGCCGGCTCATCCTCGGTAGAGGACTGTTACGCATGACCAACGTTGGCTCCACACTTCGTCTGGCCGGTGATTCACCTTACGATGTCGCATCCAGCTTCTATACGCGGCGAAACTCGTCCGTCACCACCGGTGCGGGATCACGATGCCGAACAGGGCTTCGGGGTCCCACCGGAGGTGAATGTCGCGAGCGCGGCGAGGGCATCGTCCACCGTGGCGACCTCGGCCATGGGCAGGCCGGGCACCACGTTGCGAAGCGCCTCGGCGCAGTTGTCCTTGGGCAC is part of the Actinoplanes missouriensis 431 genome and encodes:
- a CDS encoding UPF0182 family membrane protein; the protein is MVMRNSPLPRMSRRGRVTVGVLVGVFILFTLLGWGIDAYTDYLWFSEVDFTNVFSGVLITRLLLFLAIGAVMALVVGANLYLAYRLRPLLRPHSAEQATLERYRMILAPRLGTWVTVVSLIVGFFAGLSAQSRWADWMLFRNGGPFGVQDPEFKVDVSFYIFEYPLLRYLLGVGFTAVVLSVLGSLAVHYIFGGVRLQGVGDRMTTAARAHLTTLVAIFVLLKAVAYVLDRRALLLEQHVSPGLYGAGYTDVNALLPAKEILAYISVVVAIAIIVFSNAVMRNLVWPGVSLALLAISAVAIGGIYPLAVQNFQVKPSLSDKEAPYIKRSIDSTREAFGLESTAVTQYTAASGSPPANLAENSSAQNVRLIDPQLVSQAFTQSQQSRGFYDFGAKLDVDRYTIDGKTQDYVVGAREINDEKLTAQQRNWLNRHTVYTHGYGLVAAPANQVCGTGLPYFVSGFLGSNTGQGNCSAQTDEIKAEQPRIYYGEQSTEYVIVGQENDEKKVEFDRPQEQNSDASELYTYEGEGGVPIGSFFRRAVFAIKNTESNFLLSDAVNSKSRLMYIRNPRDRVEKVAPFLTIDGDPYPAVVGGKIVWILDGYTTAQTYPYAQKINLATETRDELTGQGSFALARDDVNYMRNSVKATVDAYDGTVTLYEFDEKDPVLKAWNKAFGGDLIVPKAEIPADLSSHFRYPADLFKVQRNLLTKFHVTDPQTFFSGNDFWEVPNAPDAPQNGVKQPPFYLNVKLPEQEETRFQLTAGVTPANRENMAALISGSYVDGLPKLEILELPDDTVVSGPVQVHQRMVNNANVASDLALLSRQGQATVLYGNLISLPLEKDILYVEPVYVRSNSQANAAPLLQKVLMSYGDGGTYVVLEDNLTKGLQALAELGRTSGTPSTGTPSTPTTPGTNPSTPPTTPPVVTGDVAQAAAAVDKAIEDLKAAQQAGDFVKQGEALKALDDAVNRFQQLQAAEASTPPPAAPSVAPSASAGS
- a CDS encoding DUF1800 domain-containing protein; the protein is MTRRAVVGVAAAAGVATVLPVGTPAAAAAVTRPADFVPDDPQLHLLRRATFGPSPSSIAEIRKLGTTAWLERQLKPSSIPDKVADGLVARFPLARLGIAGIRNLVTARKLKQYSWDPMWQLGFSAVGRAIWSERQLFEVMVDFWSNHLNVTCPHGDVWDSRIDYDTAVIRTHALGSFAAMLKASARHPAMLTYLDNRFSSKTSPNENYGRELLELHTVGLAYTESDVKDAARLLTGLTVDNTTGKYRYDAAAHATGAVRILSFQNANATAAGGEKAALALLDYLALHPVTARRIVTKLCVRFVADDPPAELITALVKVYLDNKSAIVPVLRALFTSAAFAASAGAKTRTPLEDLAATVRILGYGPAPTGTKFLESLYAMARDAGHAPLSWAPPNGFPDVASAWASPSGLLIRWNFHLLIAAGWWPDTLVRPANLMTGMLGALPATYGALITQLGVRLLGMAPPAAHVTALAEFYGRTPASPLRADEPAAGWMFSYLMAMLLNSPTFALR
- a CDS encoding pentapeptide repeat-containing protein, which translates into the protein MRLLAADCSRCAGLCCVAPAFAKSSDFAVNKPAGQPCRNLKDDFRCGIHEQLPQRGFPGCVVFDCFGAGQRITQETFGGQDWRSAPGIAGDMFAALPIVRQLHELMWYLTEALKLDEARRLHPELSAALEETDRLAAGSADLLRTLDVDAHRSRVNPLLRKASELARARFGRRRPDHSGAQLIGRRMRGADLRGASFRGALLIGADLRDADLRGADFTGADLRGTDLRGAKLVGVLFLTPSQRRAAVMDTDHT
- a CDS encoding spermidine synthase; translated protein: MAQRRASRRRVETVASGVAELAPDPDRDTAWTLLLDGAPQSHVDLADPTYLQFEYVRRMASAIDLVAPPGRPLRTLHLGGGALTLPRYIAATRPGSAQRVIEIDGPLVELVREALPLPPSAGIRVRVADAREAVEGMRDAGYDLVILDVFAGARTPAHLASAEFAQQVARVLDPAGWLIANVADGPPLKYARTQVATIRAALPQACLIADAGVLRGRRFGNLVVLAGRTAPPLAELSRRAAGDWFPGRVEDDLDRFAAGAVPVPDAAAVPSPQPPTGLFGNRK